One Methanobacterium sp. genomic region harbors:
- a CDS encoding 4Fe-4S binding protein: protein MDITFKKDKNVLKDEVIHKAMDLEEIKPEIEKYRLKRKCITISPECIRCNLCTEECPVSAISEAKATKPAKVLDNCVNCEICAQTCPVKSIHVIESTSDVEDEEVKYRLKELKVPHRTLKMKNIEVAEDKCISCGTCAKFCPTGAVNAEDGKPTVIDKSACVGCGACVNVCPENAIKLERELGPVLRTKELSIDREACVSCQVCEENCPVGAIKLEDGELVFSEDKCILCEVCSSKCPVSALKLERLSNES, encoded by the coding sequence ATGGACATAACATTTAAAAAGGACAAGAATGTGCTAAAAGACGAAGTCATCCATAAGGCTATGGATCTAGAAGAAATTAAACCAGAGATTGAAAAATATAGGCTGAAGAGGAAATGTATAACTATTTCTCCAGAGTGTATAAGGTGCAATTTGTGCACTGAAGAATGCCCTGTAAGTGCTATATCTGAAGCAAAAGCAACTAAACCTGCTAAAGTACTTGATAACTGCGTAAACTGTGAAATATGCGCCCAAACTTGTCCTGTAAAGAGTATACATGTTATAGAAAGTACATCTGATGTTGAAGATGAAGAAGTAAAATATCGTCTTAAAGAATTAAAGGTACCTCATAGAACCCTTAAAATGAAAAATATTGAAGTAGCTGAAGATAAATGTATTTCCTGTGGAACTTGCGCTAAATTCTGTCCTACAGGTGCAGTAAATGCTGAAGATGGAAAACCAACTGTAATAGATAAATCAGCATGTGTCGGGTGTGGAGCATGTGTTAACGTATGTCCAGAAAATGCGATAAAGCTTGAAAGGGAATTAGGGCCAGTATTAAGAACAAAAGAACTCTCAATTGATAGAGAAGCGTGTGTTTCCTGTCAAGTATGTGAAGAGAATTGCCCTGTAGGTGCTATTAAACTTGAAGATGGCGAATTAGTATTTTCTGAAGATAAATGTATTTTATGTGAAGTGTGTTCTAGTAAATGTCCAGTGAGCGCATTAAAACTTGAGAGGTTGTCCAATGAAAGTTAA
- a CDS encoding CBS domain-containing protein produces MKVKEIMDKEYIYVSPDQDIVEVSLLMEKTKKFTTPVVDSEKRLIGWITSLEVTKGFRESKKKVSDVMRSKEEIVNVHENDPARLAVLETTKHKVISIPVLNDDDVVVGVVRTFDIVETLSQLYEIKVYKIFEAMADELKGVSWDELMEASAIVTRRRTGQRITPEEYEKNIRDATFGEAIWATGGLEKFFVGLIAIGELVIARKVARARQ; encoded by the coding sequence ATGAAAGTTAAAGAAATTATGGATAAGGAATATATATACGTATCTCCGGATCAAGACATTGTTGAAGTATCATTACTAATGGAAAAGACAAAGAAATTTACAACACCTGTTGTAGATAGTGAAAAGAGGTTAATTGGATGGATAACCTCTCTTGAAGTTACAAAAGGGTTTAGAGAAAGTAAAAAGAAAGTATCTGACGTTATGCGTTCTAAAGAGGAAATTGTTAATGTCCATGAAAATGATCCAGCAAGGTTAGCTGTTTTAGAAACTACAAAGCACAAAGTAATAAGTATACCAGTTTTAAATGATGATGATGTTGTAGTTGGCGTTGTAAGGACATTTGACATAGTAGAAACGCTTTCACAGCTCTATGAAATTAAAGTTTATAAAATATTTGAAGCTATGGCAGATGAACTTAAGGGAGTAAGCTGGGATGAACTCATGGAAGCGTCTGCAATAGTTACTAGAAGGAGAACTGGCCAAAGAATTACACCAGAAGAGTATGAGAAAAATATTAGAGATGCTACCTTTGGTGAGGCTATCTGGGCAACTGGTGGCCTTGAAAAATTCTTTGTTGGTTTAATTGCTATTGGTGAGCTTGTAATTGCAAGAAAAGTTGCAAGAGCAAGACAATAA
- a CDS encoding amino acid-binding protein has protein sequence MRLNLVLELLDIPGQLTDAFKPISRLGANIVTVIHQRDVKTERGTIPVQITIEGDKDTLDKVIDTLESQNIQIMEIDGVLRKEKIRTIFIGNIVEKDVKDALGRLNNIEGVRVIDFNLKIGDDPERSASKIILEADSGKRKEILGKIKGIGKSKGFLVINEV, from the coding sequence ATGAGATTAAATTTGGTTTTAGAACTTTTAGATATCCCCGGACAACTTACTGATGCTTTTAAGCCTATTAGTAGGCTTGGAGCTAATATAGTCACTGTAATTCACCAGAGGGATGTTAAAACTGAAAGGGGTACAATACCTGTCCAAATTACAATTGAGGGAGATAAAGATACATTGGACAAGGTTATAGACACTCTTGAAAGTCAGAATATTCAGATAATGGAAATAGATGGTGTTTTAAGGAAAGAAAAAATAAGAACAATCTTTATTGGAAATATCGTTGAAAAAGATGTTAAGGATGCACTTGGCAGGCTTAATAACATTGAAGGTGTAAGAGTAATTGATTTTAATTTAAAAATTGGGGATGATCCAGAAAGATCCGCATCTAAGATCATCCTTGAAGCAGATTCCGGTAAAAGAAAAGAGATACTGGGAAAAATAAAAGGAATTGGAAAATCTAAAGGATTTTTAGTTATAAATGAAGTTTAG
- the gatC gene encoding Asp-tRNA(Asn) amidotransferase subunit GatC, whose amino-acid sequence MKIEKEAEIILEKFREALQDIPELEETQYIVDNVNLTRPDCGKDKNPEKILRNAELDENGNIIAEKGKWVK is encoded by the coding sequence ATGAAAATAGAAAAAGAAGCTGAAATAATATTAGAAAAATTTCGGGAAGCCCTTCAAGACATTCCTGAACTTGAAGAAACTCAATATATTGTTGATAATGTTAATCTAACGCGTCCAGATTGTGGAAAAGATAAAAACCCTGAAAAAATTCTTAGAAATGCAGAACTGGATGAAAATGGAAATATTATTGCAGAAAAAGGAAAATGGGTAAAATAA
- the asnB gene encoding asparagine synthase (glutamine-hydrolyzing) has translation MCGIAGVMGTDISKKLYDMLISLKHRGPDGTGVFVDGVTSYGNLDNLEIFEGSFGLGHNLLSIVGCEPDSQPIAYDNYVLVCNGEIYNFKELKNKFNIDFKTDSDCEIIISLIKMFYEGSLYDAVIKTIEQVDGDYAFAVYDGRNFASVRDPVGVKPLYFGENDEKIFAFASEKKALWKIGITNVKTLPPDSMLYNKELVKINNKLNENVNIQNLGSQSNLSKETLRKQLKELLITSVEKRVSGLSEVGILFSGGIDSTIIAKITDDLGIKTHLYSVGHKDSADLKFARKTAEEMNLSLKTSVIDVKDVRKYVIPVLDAVEEFNIMKIGVGMPAYIAAEMAHEDNLKVMLSGQGADELFGGYNRYLKFYEEKGERAQEDLKNDILNLYHVNLQRDDAVTMANSIELRVPYLDPDIINIAMNIPMKYKINKDDTLRKCILREVGAELGVPEEIVKRPKKAAQYGSGIHKMLVKKVLKEESFKNIQNRFDQYSN, from the coding sequence ATGTGCGGAATAGCAGGAGTAATGGGAACAGATATATCAAAAAAACTATATGATATGCTTATCTCTTTAAAACACAGAGGTCCTGATGGAACCGGCGTTTTTGTAGATGGTGTTACATCTTATGGAAATTTGGATAATTTAGAAATTTTTGAAGGATCATTTGGACTTGGACATAATTTACTTTCTATAGTTGGGTGTGAACCTGATTCACAACCCATAGCCTATGATAATTATGTTTTAGTGTGTAATGGGGAAATATACAATTTTAAAGAACTTAAAAACAAGTTTAATATAGATTTTAAAACAGATTCTGATTGTGAAATTATTATAAGTCTTATTAAAATGTTTTATGAGGGCTCACTTTATGATGCCGTAATAAAAACCATTGAACAAGTAGATGGAGATTATGCATTTGCGGTGTATGATGGTAGAAACTTTGCATCAGTGCGAGATCCTGTTGGGGTAAAACCGCTTTATTTTGGAGAAAATGATGAAAAAATTTTTGCATTTGCCTCTGAGAAGAAAGCACTTTGGAAAATAGGTATAACCAACGTAAAAACACTTCCACCAGATTCAATGTTGTATAATAAAGAACTGGTAAAAATAAACAATAAATTAAATGAAAATGTTAATATACAGAATTTAGGAAGTCAATCTAATTTATCTAAAGAGACACTAAGAAAGCAGTTAAAGGAGCTTTTGATAACATCTGTAGAAAAGAGAGTATCCGGACTTTCTGAAGTGGGTATACTTTTTTCAGGGGGCATAGATAGTACAATAATTGCCAAAATAACAGATGATCTTGGAATTAAAACGCACCTTTATAGTGTTGGCCATAAAGATTCTGCTGATCTTAAGTTTGCAAGGAAAACTGCTGAAGAAATGAATTTATCTCTTAAGACTAGTGTAATAGATGTAAAAGATGTCAGGAAATATGTGATACCTGTATTGGATGCGGTAGAAGAATTCAATATTATGAAAATTGGAGTGGGAATGCCTGCATATATTGCAGCAGAGATGGCACATGAAGATAATTTAAAAGTCATGCTTTCAGGACAGGGGGCAGATGAACTTTTTGGAGGATATAATCGTTATTTAAAGTTCTATGAGGAGAAAGGTGAAAGGGCACAGGAAGACTTGAAGAATGATATTTTAAACCTGTATCATGTAAACTTACAGAGAGATGATGCTGTCACTATGGCAAATTCAATTGAACTTAGGGTGCCTTATCTTGATCCCGATATTATAAATATTGCTATGAACATACCTATGAAATATAAAATAAACAAAGATGATACCTTGAGAAAATGTATTCTCAGGGAAGTAGGGGCTGAACTTGGAGTGCCTGAAGAAATTGTAAAGAGGCCCAAAAAAGCAGCTCAATATGGATCAGGTATCCATAAAATGCTCGTTAAGAAAGTTTTAAAGGAAGAATCCTTTAAAAATATCCAAAATAGATTTGATCAATACAGTAATTAA
- a CDS encoding carbohydrate kinase family protein: protein MKKFDVVGFGALNVDKLYNVNKITCEDEESYITDFNRSCGGSAANTVIGLSKLGMKTGFIGKVSKDYDGKLLLENLQKEGVDTEGIIISEGRSGNVLGFVDNEGQRALYVDPGVNDLIKPDEVKLDYLENCRILHLASFVGESFKAQESIINEISEDIIVSLDPGRIYAERGINYLKNILNRTDIILTNEEELKYLTGNKYKTFKEGAEVLLESSINIVVVKRGDKSTYITNGDESYFIEPFDVKCIDTTGAGDAFNAGFLYGFLNNKNIEESCKLGNFIASCCIMESGAIKGLPKLSELDKFDKIINI from the coding sequence ATGAAGAAGTTTGATGTAGTGGGATTTGGCGCATTGAATGTTGATAAACTTTATAATGTGAATAAAATAACCTGCGAAGATGAAGAATCTTATATAACTGATTTCAACAGATCATGTGGTGGATCTGCTGCTAATACAGTTATAGGACTTTCAAAATTAGGCATGAAAACGGGATTTATAGGTAAAGTTTCTAAAGATTATGATGGAAAACTTTTACTTGAAAACCTCCAAAAAGAGGGTGTAGATACTGAAGGTATTATTATTTCAGAGGGTAGAAGTGGTAATGTTCTTGGATTTGTGGATAATGAGGGGCAAAGAGCGCTGTATGTAGATCCTGGGGTCAATGATTTAATTAAGCCTGATGAAGTTAAATTAGATTATTTGGAAAATTGTAGGATATTACATCTTGCATCCTTTGTAGGTGAATCTTTTAAGGCTCAAGAAAGTATTATAAATGAAATCTCCGAAGATATTATTGTAAGTCTAGATCCTGGAAGAATATATGCTGAAAGGGGCATTAACTATCTTAAAAATATTTTAAATAGAACAGATATTATTCTTACTAATGAAGAAGAATTAAAGTATTTAACTGGTAATAAATATAAAACATTTAAAGAGGGAGCTGAAGTTTTACTGGAGTCCAGTATAAATATTGTAGTAGTTAAAAGAGGAGATAAAAGTACTTATATTACAAATGGTGATGAAAGCTATTTCATAGAGCCATTTGATGTTAAATGTATTGATACAACAGGTGCAGGGGATGCATTTAACGCAGGATTTTTATATGGGTTTCTTAATAATAAGAACATTGAAGAATCATGTAAATTAGGGAATTTTATTGCTTCATGTTGTATAATGGAATCTGGGGCAATTAAAGGATTGCCAAAACTATCTGAATTGGATAAATTTGATAAAATAATTAACATATAA
- a CDS encoding formylmethanofuran--tetrahydromethanopterin N-formyltransferase, translated as MNMENTYCEAFDGICCRVIVTADNNEILQRAAYDATATPGTVIGRVEGGIESWLSADETPDGRKGAVLQIWYPKEDIKKFEVELSYRIRQDILVKPFTALFDASKNPAGKMDMMRDVGHCGDGYEWEEENYGRNMIVVPIAIPDFQIERDVGYMRGIMGANFWYMCSTKEAVMEAGREALNAIGEVEGAITPFDICSAASKPETNYPWIGPTTNHPYCPSLKKTLEEESMVPNNVKYIPEIVINGLNIDITKKAMKAGIEAVMDIDGVVSVSSGNYGGQLGDHKIYLNELFE; from the coding sequence ATGAACATGGAAAATACTTACTGTGAAGCATTTGATGGAATCTGCTGCAGGGTAATTGTAACAGCAGACAATAATGAAATCCTTCAAAGAGCAGCTTATGATGCAACAGCAACTCCTGGAACTGTTATTGGACGTGTTGAAGGAGGCATTGAAAGCTGGCTAAGCGCTGATGAGACTCCTGATGGGAGAAAAGGAGCAGTGCTTCAGATATGGTACCCAAAAGAGGATATCAAGAAATTCGAAGTGGAATTATCATATAGAATAAGGCAGGATATACTTGTAAAACCTTTTACTGCACTTTTCGATGCTTCAAAAAATCCTGCTGGAAAAATGGATATGATGAGGGATGTAGGTCACTGCGGTGATGGTTATGAATGGGAAGAAGAAAATTATGGGCGTAACATGATAGTTGTGCCTATAGCTATCCCTGATTTCCAGATAGAACGTGATGTAGGATACATGCGTGGAATTATGGGTGCAAATTTCTGGTACATGTGTAGTACTAAGGAAGCCGTAATGGAAGCTGGAAGGGAAGCATTGAATGCTATAGGTGAAGTTGAAGGTGCTATAACTCCTTTTGATATTTGTTCAGCGGCTTCTAAACCTGAAACAAATTATCCGTGGATAGGACCAACAACAAATCATCCTTACTGCCCTTCACTTAAAAAAACTCTTGAAGAAGAATCAATGGTTCCTAATAATGTTAAATATATTCCTGAGATCGTGATTAATGGTTTAAATATAGATATCACAAAAAAAGCTATGAAAGCAGGAATTGAAGCAGTAATGGATATTGATGGTGTTGTAAGTGTCTCTTCAGGAAATTATGGCGGTCAGTTAGGAGATCATAAGATATATTTAAATGAATTGTTTGAATAA